The Nitrospira sp. genome window below encodes:
- a CDS encoding cytochrome c produces the protein MRNILTTGLTVILGAGILWAGGQADRPERTHGYGLGRPATDQEIQAWNIDVAPTGEGLPAGQGTVKQGAAIFAARCATCHGPTGQEGPMDRLVGGVGTLASQHPIKTIGSYWPYATTLYDYVHRAMPFPAPQSLSPDEIYSVVAWLLYQNGIIAEETVLDAHSLPGISMPNSRGFIPDPRPDIPKP, from the coding sequence ATGCGTAACATTCTTACGACGGGACTCACCGTCATCCTGGGCGCAGGAATCTTATGGGCCGGCGGCCAGGCGGACAGACCGGAACGAACGCACGGCTATGGATTGGGACGGCCCGCCACAGATCAGGAAATCCAGGCATGGAACATCGATGTGGCGCCGACGGGCGAGGGATTGCCTGCCGGCCAAGGGACCGTCAAACAAGGGGCGGCCATCTTTGCCGCACGTTGCGCGACTTGTCATGGACCGACGGGGCAGGAAGGCCCGATGGACCGTCTGGTCGGCGGCGTCGGCACGTTGGCGAGTCAACACCCGATCAAAACCATCGGCAGTTACTGGCCCTATGCAACCACGCTGTATGATTACGTGCATCGCGCCATGCCGTTTCCCGCTCCGCAAAGCCTCTCGCCGGACGAAATCTACTCGGTCGTGGCTTGGTTGCTCTACCAGAACGGCATTATTGCAGAGGAGACCGTGCTCGATGCCCATTCACTGCCCGGCATCTCCATGCCGAACAGTCGAGGTTTTATTCCAGATCCCCGGCCGGACATACCCAAGCCCTGA
- the soxC gene encoding sulfite dehydrogenase, with translation MHDQEDAPAEEGGRPAVEGESLLDRRSLLAGTAGLVGAMLIGSMKPSAEATTEGASGDPTRVPGTAPTAYGQRSAFEKSVRVPRSWWSSLTPLQDSHGILTPSSLHFERHHNGVPTIQAAQHRLLIHGMVDQPWTFTMDDLKRFPSVSRLAFVECSGNSAPEWHKPAGQTAQQTHGLTSTNEWTGVALKTVLQEVGVHPDASWMLAEGSDAAAMTRSLPLASILEEAMLCYAQNGEPLRPEQGYPLRLFIPGWEGNTCIKWLRRLKFGRAPFMTREETSQYTDLLPDGTARQFTMVMDAKSVITSPSGGQRIQPGFQEIRGLAWSGRGRIALVEVSTDGGRSWQQATLQEPILPKCHTRFRLPWRWNGEDVILQSRCLDDTGYRQPDRATLVAIRGVNSVYHYNAIQSWHIAADGQVSNVHA, from the coding sequence ATGCACGATCAGGAGGATGCACCAGCTGAGGAAGGCGGACGGCCCGCTGTCGAGGGCGAATCCCTTCTGGATCGACGGAGCCTTCTGGCCGGAACGGCCGGCTTAGTGGGCGCGATGCTCATCGGATCGATGAAGCCATCCGCCGAAGCGACCACTGAGGGTGCGTCGGGAGATCCCACGCGGGTACCAGGCACGGCGCCAACTGCCTATGGGCAACGATCAGCCTTTGAAAAATCCGTCCGTGTCCCACGTTCCTGGTGGTCGTCGCTGACACCTCTGCAAGACTCGCACGGGATCCTGACCCCTTCCTCCTTGCACTTCGAGCGGCATCACAACGGCGTGCCGACCATTCAAGCGGCACAGCACCGCCTCCTCATTCACGGCATGGTGGACCAGCCCTGGACCTTTACCATGGACGATTTGAAACGGTTTCCTTCCGTTTCGCGGTTGGCCTTCGTCGAATGTTCTGGCAATTCGGCGCCGGAATGGCACAAACCAGCCGGGCAGACCGCGCAGCAAACCCACGGTCTGACGAGCACGAACGAATGGACCGGCGTGGCCTTGAAGACCGTCCTGCAAGAAGTGGGAGTACATCCCGACGCATCCTGGATGTTGGCCGAAGGCAGCGATGCGGCTGCCATGACGCGCAGCCTTCCACTGGCGTCCATCCTGGAGGAGGCGATGCTCTGCTATGCCCAAAATGGCGAACCGCTTCGCCCGGAACAGGGCTATCCGCTCCGCCTGTTCATCCCCGGCTGGGAAGGCAACACCTGCATCAAGTGGTTGCGACGGCTGAAGTTCGGCAGGGCGCCCTTCATGACCCGCGAAGAAACGTCGCAATATACGGATCTGCTGCCGGACGGCACGGCCCGCCAATTCACCATGGTCATGGACGCCAAATCCGTCATTACGTCTCCGTCGGGCGGACAACGGATCCAGCCTGGATTTCAGGAGATCCGCGGGCTGGCATGGAGCGGGAGAGGCCGCATCGCGCTGGTTGAGGTGAGCACGGACGGAGGACGATCCTGGCAACAGGCGACCTTACAAGAGCCGATCCTGCCCAAGTGCCATACCAGGTTTCGCTTGCCATGGCGGTGGAACGGAGAGGATGTAATTTTGCAGAGCCGCTGCCTGGACGACACAGGATATCGACAACCGGACCGCGCGACCTTGGTGGCGATACGTGGGGTGAACTCGGTCTACCACTACAATGCGATCCAAAGCTGGCACATTGCAGCGGATGGGCAGGTGAGCAATGTCCATGCGTAA